In Cheilinus undulatus linkage group 16, ASM1832078v1, whole genome shotgun sequence, one DNA window encodes the following:
- the tap2a gene encoding antigen peptide transporter 2a, with translation MAGFTETVIRKAVALFSSVCVDLSLFYASGCIVFHSVFGQLARLWIFAAVRCVALTVVALLSLGHPKQLVFRFIATHCLLPAVLETGTKVLHAEETNYCLLADLSCWLMCAAASLAAALFWEITIPDSDDAAAGKEIKQKSRVLLMRVLCLYRPDYLLLLGGVVFLSLAVLCEMFIPFYTGRVIDILSSQYQHTEFISALVWMGLFSLGSSVSAGCRGGFFLSAISSFNCRVKVKLFGALTKQEIGFFETIKTGEITSRISKDTNLMSRTVCLNINVLLRTLIKTLGMISLMMNLSWKLTFLVLMETPVTGLIQNIYDTHYQRLSIAVQDSIARANEAANEAVSSIRDVRSFKAEKHEVCRYDSCLMDTHKLKTKRDTIRAVYLLARRLTGLGMQVFMLYYGRLFIQRGQMTTGNLVSFLLYQSNLGDNIRTLTYIFGDMLNSVGAAGKVFEYLDRKPQVSTEGTLKPDQLRGHVSFKCINFAYPASPNKKVLQDFSLELKSGQMTALVGTSGGGKSTCVSLLERFYEPQDGEILLDNRSLKSYEHRFLHKKIAVVSQEPVLFSGSIRDNITYGLDDCSLDEIQAAARKANAHDFIKRLEKGYDTEVGEGGNQLSKSERQQIAIARALVRQPQVLILDEITSSLDMESENKVQQALANCPNQTLLVIAHRLKTIEKADQIILISEGRVQEQGTHQELMDRKGNYYKLREKLFTEGNSPQ, from the exons ATGGCTGGTTTCACAGAGACAGTGATCCGCAAAGCTGTTgctttattttcatcagtttgcgTTGATCTGTCCTTGTTTTACGCATCAGGATGTATAGTGTTTCACAGCGTCTTTGGACAACTCGCGCGTCTCTGGATTTTCGCGGCTGTCCGATGTGTGGCACTGACTGTTGTGGCCCTGCTCAGCCTAGGACACCCCAAACAGTTGGTGTTCCGTTTTATAGCCACGCACTGTCTCCTGCCGGCGGTGTTGGAGACCGGGACCAAAGTGCTTCATGCTGAGGAGACAAACTACTGCTTGTTGGCAGATTTGTCGTGCTGGCTGATGTGCGCCGCAGCATCGCTGGCTGCTGCTCTGTTTTGGGAAATCACCATCCCGGATAGTGACGATGCAGCCGCCGGTAAAGAGATCAAGCAGAAATCCAGAGTGCTGCTCATGAGGGTCTTGTGTCTCTACAGACCTGACTATCTACTGCTGTTAGGAGGGGTTGTGTTCCTGTCGCTGGCTGTTCTCT GTGAGATGTTCATCCCATTTTACACTGGAAGAGTTATTGACATACTCAGCAGTCAATATCAACACACTGAATTCATATCAGCACTAGTTTGGATGGGTCTGTTCTCTCTGGGAAG CTCTGTGAGTGCAGGCTGCAGAGGGGGATTCTTCCTTTCTGCCATTAGTTCCTTCAATTGCAGAGTGAAAGTCAAATTGTTTGGGGCTTTGACCAAACAGGAAATTGGATTCTTTGAGACCATAAAGACAG GTGAAATCACAAGCAGAATCTCTAAAGACACCAACCTGATGAGTAGAACAGTGTGTCTGAATATCAACGTGCTGCTGAGGACATTGATCAAGACACTGGGCATGATCTCCCTGATGATGAATCTCTCATGGAAGCTCACGTTCCTCGTATTGATGGAGACGCCCGTCACGGGCCTCATTCAGAACATTTATGACACACACTACCAG CGGTTATCCATCGCAGTGCAGGACTCAATTGCCAGAGCGAATGAAGCAGCAAATGAGGCAGTGTCCAGTATTCGTGATGTACGgagctttaaagcagaaaaacacgAGGTTTGCCGCTATGACAGCTGCCTGAtggacacacacaaactcaaGACTAAACGGGACACAATCAGAGCTGTTTATCTGCTCGCTCGGCGG TTGACAGGGCTGGGCATGCAGGTCTTCATGTTGTACTATGGCAGGCTGTTTATCCAGAGAGGACAGATGACCACTGGAAACCTGGTTTCATTCCTGCTCTACCAGTCAAACCTTGGAGACAACATTAGG ACCCTCACCTACATCTTCGGTGACATGCTGAACTCAGTGGGGGCTGCAGGGAAAGTGTTTGAATACCTGGACCGGAAACCGCAGGTCAGCACAGAGGGAACACTGAAACCTGATCAGCTGAGAGGGCATGTCAGCTTCAAATGCATCAACTTTGCCTATCCTGCCTCCCCCAACAAAAAAGTGCTGCAG GACTTTTCTTTGGAGCTGAAGTCGGGTCAGATGACAGCACTGGTGGGTACATCTGGAGGGGGAAAAAGCACCTGTGTAAGTCTGCTGGAGCGGTTTTATGAACCACAGGATGGAGAAATCTTATTGGATAATCGATCTCTCAAATCCTACGAGCACCGGTTCCTCCACAAAAAG ATTGCTGTGGTGAGCCAGGAGCCTGTGCTCTTCTCTGGCTCCATCAGAGATAACATCACCTACGGGCTTGATGACTGCTCATTGGACGAGATACAGGCAGCTGCTCGCAAAGCCAACGCCCATGACTTCATAAAAAGGCTGGAGAAAGGCTACGATACAG AGGTGGGTGAAGGTGGCAACCAGTTATCCAAGAGTGAGAGGCAGCAGATCGCCATTGCTCGTGCTTTGGTCAGACAGCCACAGGTCCTCATTCTGGATGAAATAACCAGCTCACTGGACATGGAGAGTGAAAATAAG GTTCAGCAGGCCTTGGCTAACTGTCCCAACCAGACCCTGCTGGTGATTGCTCACAGGCTGAAGACCATTGAGAAGGCCGATCAGATCATTCTGATTAGTGAGGGCAGAGTTCAGGAGCAAGGCACACACCAGGAGCTCATGGACAGGAAGGGGAACTACTACAAACTGAGAGAGAAGCTCTTCACTGAGGGAAACTCACCGCAGTGA
- the psmb9a gene encoding proteasome subunit beta type-9, with translation MMEEAGPQWLTEEVKTGTTIIAIEYDGGVVLGSDSRVSAGEAVVNRVMNKLSPLHDKIYCALSGSAADAQTIAEIVNYQLDVHSIEIGEDPQVCSAATLVRNISYKYKEELSAHLIVAGWDRRAGGQVFATLNGLLTRLPFAVGGSGSSYVYGFVDAEYRKGMSKEECQRFVVNTLSLAMNRDGSSGGVAYLVTIDQHQTEEKVILGNDLPTFFDQ, from the exons ATGATGGAAGAAGCTGGACCCCAGTGGTTGACTGAGGAGGTGAAAACTGGG ACAACCATTATTGCCATTGAATATGATGGAGGGGTCGTGCTGGGGTCTGATTCCCGAGTGTCTGCGGG GGAGGCGGTGGTGAACAGGGTGATGAACAAACTCTCTCCTCTCCATGACAAGATCTACTGTGCTCTGTCAGGATCTGCAGCAGATGCTCAGACAATAGCTGAGATTGTCAATTATCAGCTTGATGTCCACAG CATAGAGATAGGTGAAGACCCACAGGTTTGTTCAGCTGCCACTCTGGTGAGAAACATCTCATACAAGTACAAGGAGGAGCTGTCTGCACATCTCATCGTGGCCGGCTGGGACAGAAGAGCTGGAGGACAG GTTTTTGCGACCCTGAATGGTCTCCTGACAAGGCTGCCGTTTGCAGTTGGAGGCTCTGGCAGCTCGTACGTTTATGGGTTTGTGGATGCAGAGTATCGCAAGGGCATGAGCAAAGAGGAGTGTCAGCGGTTTGTTGTCAACA CTCTCTCACTGGCAATGAACAGAGATGGCTCCAGTGGCGGCGTCGCCTACCTTGTCACCATCGATCAACACCAGACAGAGGAGAAAGTCATTCTAGGCAATGATCTACCCACTTTCTTTGACCAGTGA